A single Anopheles maculipalpis chromosome 3RL, idAnoMacuDA_375_x, whole genome shotgun sequence DNA region contains:
- the LOC126565609 gene encoding prefoldin subunit 1, whose amino-acid sequence MDPELKKAFTEMQVNKIESTKKIRLLHMKTDSLKLSKQRIEVTNRHISSLEPDTRVYASVGRMYVLNDIPTLTEHLQTTQASYEEMIAQCEKNKDFLIKNLKEQEESLRELVQQKKAETTETNGKSAE is encoded by the exons ATGGATCCAGAACTAAAGAAG GCATTTACCGAAATGCAGGTGAATAAGATCGAATCTACGAAGAAGATCCGCCTGCTTCACATGAAAACGGATAGTCTGAAACTTTCGAAGCAGCGTATCGAAGTAACTAACAGACACATCTCCAGCCTGGAACCCGATACCAGAGTGTATGCTTCGGTTGGGCGTATGTACGTGCTGAACGATATCCCAACATTGACCGAGCACCTTCAAACAACCCAAGCTTCCTACGAAGAAATGATCGCGCAGTGCGAGAAGAACAAAGACTTCTTGATTAAAAACCTCAAGGAGCAGGAAGAAAGTCTTCGTGAGCTGGTGCAACAGAAGAAAGCAGAGACGACCGAAACGAATGGGAAATCAGCGGAATAG
- the LOC126565298 gene encoding protein-lysine N-methyltransferase CG9154 translates to MFTNRFACVMDLLETKSAAALSSEDISDDEACVLPADTMLILQQFLQEKESKERSEKAGAEPAGCFEENWQLSQFWYNEKTKQKIALIVRNLQDESTSDTFQVALLSAPSAFKHVVNENQQAMLFEFDERFASYGDNFQQYDYNRAYDAGYMDAFADKFDLIIADPPFLSEECIEKIGAIVKKISKQNAKIVLCSGAVVQEWAKEHLGVRLCQFRPEHERNLGNEFHSYANFDLDSILNKGV, encoded by the exons ATGTTTACCAATAGATTTGCTTGCGTTATGGATCTTCTTGAAACGAAATCAGCAGCTGCTCTCTCAAGTGAAGATATAAGCGATGATGAGGCTTGCGTTTTACCAGCAGATACGATGCTTATCCTGCAGCAATTTTTGCAAGAGAAGGAATCGAAAGAACGGTCTGAAAAGGCTGGAGCTGAGCCGGCAGGATGTTTTGAGGAAAACTGG CAATTAAGTCAATTTTGGTACaacgaaaaaacgaaacagaagaTTGCACTTATTGTGAGAAACCTGCAAGATGAATCGACTTCAGACACATTTCAAGTAGCGTTGCTTTCGGCGCCTTCGGCGTTCAAGCACGTGGTCAATGAAAATCAACAAG CTATGCTGTTTGAGTTTGATGAAAGATTCGCCTCGTATGGggataattttcaacaatatGACTACAACAGAGCTTATGACGCGGGGTATATGGACGCGTTTGCCGATAAATTCGACCTCATCATTGCTGATCCACCATTCTTGTCCGAAGAATGCATCGAGAAGATAGGGGCGATCgtgaaaaaaatctccaaacaaaacgcaaaaataGTTCTTTGCTCGGGTGCTGTAGTACAAGAATGGGCCAAGGAACATCTTGGGGTTCGTTTGTGCCAGTTCCGACCAGAACATGAACGAAATTTAGGCAATGAATTTCATTCGTATGCGAATTTCGATTTAGACTCCATTCTTAATAAAGGAGTTTGA
- the LOC126565428 gene encoding mitochondrial import inner membrane translocase subunit Tim23 isoform X1 encodes MSDDYLSKPLSFGSAQPSSAGIVSSPQLQPLSPYLNYDARYLQAQPEFIFPEGASKQRGRFELAFSQIGSSAMIGACIGGAGGLYNGINATRLANQSGKLRRTQLLNHVMKQGAATANTFGTIAVMYSAFGVVLQYARGEDDEINTIAAGGATGLLYKSTAGLRKCAIGGGIGLALTSLYVLWSVAGGGSKKLSDLKSQYL; translated from the exons ATGAGCGACGATTACTTAAGTAAACCACTCTCCTTTGGATCAGCACAGCCATCATCAG CAGGCATCGTATCAAGCCCACAGTTGCAACCTTTGTCGCCGTACCTAAACTACGATGCCCGATACCTCCAAGCGCAACCCGAATTCATTTTCCCCGAAGGTGCTTCCAAGCAACGGGGAAGATTCGAACTCGCTTTCTCGCAGATTGGTTCCTCAGCGATGATAGGAGCCTGCATTGGTGGGGCCGGTGGGTTGTACAACGGTATCAATGCAACACGGCTGGCTAATCAAAGTGGAAAATTGCGTCGAACACA ATTGTTGAATCACGTCATGAAGCAAGGAGCAGCGACCGCCAACACCTTCGGTACGATAGCGGTAATGTATTCCGCCTTTGGTGTCGTATTGCAATATGCGCGGGGTGAGGACGACGAAATCAATACAATCGCCGCTGGAGGTGCCACTGGATTGCTCTACAAATCCACAGCTGGACTACGGAAGTGTGCAATCGGTGGAGGTATCGGGTTGGCGCTAACGTCCTTGTATGTGCTGTGGAGTGTGGCTGGCGGTGGATCGAAAAAGTTAAGCGATCTTAAGTCACAGTACTTGTAA
- the LOC126565428 gene encoding mitochondrial import inner membrane translocase subunit Tim23 isoform X2 gives MSDDYLSKPLSFGSAQPSSGIVSSPQLQPLSPYLNYDARYLQAQPEFIFPEGASKQRGRFELAFSQIGSSAMIGACIGGAGGLYNGINATRLANQSGKLRRTQLLNHVMKQGAATANTFGTIAVMYSAFGVVLQYARGEDDEINTIAAGGATGLLYKSTAGLRKCAIGGGIGLALTSLYVLWSVAGGGSKKLSDLKSQYL, from the exons ATGAGCGACGATTACTTAAGTAAACCACTCTCCTTTGGATCAGCACAGCCATCATCAG GCATCGTATCAAGCCCACAGTTGCAACCTTTGTCGCCGTACCTAAACTACGATGCCCGATACCTCCAAGCGCAACCCGAATTCATTTTCCCCGAAGGTGCTTCCAAGCAACGGGGAAGATTCGAACTCGCTTTCTCGCAGATTGGTTCCTCAGCGATGATAGGAGCCTGCATTGGTGGGGCCGGTGGGTTGTACAACGGTATCAATGCAACACGGCTGGCTAATCAAAGTGGAAAATTGCGTCGAACACA ATTGTTGAATCACGTCATGAAGCAAGGAGCAGCGACCGCCAACACCTTCGGTACGATAGCGGTAATGTATTCCGCCTTTGGTGTCGTATTGCAATATGCGCGGGGTGAGGACGACGAAATCAATACAATCGCCGCTGGAGGTGCCACTGGATTGCTCTACAAATCCACAGCTGGACTACGGAAGTGTGCAATCGGTGGAGGTATCGGGTTGGCGCTAACGTCCTTGTATGTGCTGTGGAGTGTGGCTGGCGGTGGATCGAAAAAGTTAAGCGATCTTAAGTCACAGTACTTGTAA
- the LOC126565272 gene encoding uncharacterized protein LOC126565272 encodes MNQYRSEKQLAYLYPIIATLSFVCCISTTVAWHHWRYVLDTCVETNCGCILHGRSTPTHFTGGHVAYCHWAAYGLVLPIIFCFIFGIFHVFRVCFGRRRRYPETATVRQRSGDLIVMTTKTDVEQDDINPYYWIPASVIGSLMAVLTLVHAAMYLDGFLNTCKQQRNELIKYMQANGSLVPIIQSRISCSSVFDFMDYLHQDVAFDRRREGRINTAAALIIGLVCSWVCVGLWIWTVVINARRARASKNMRI; translated from the exons ATGAATCAGTACCGGAGCGAAAAACAGCTTGCATATCTGTATCCGATTATCGCCACCTTATCTTTCGTGTGCTGCATATCAACTACCGTAGCATGGCATCACTGGCGGTATGTTCTGGATACCTGTGTTGAGACAAACTGCGGCTGTATTTTGCATGGTCGATCAACACCGACACACTTCACCGGGGGACATGTCGCGTACTGCCATTGGGCAGCGTACGGATTGGTCTTACCCATAATATTCTGCTTCATATTTGGAATATTTCATGTCTTCCGGGTGTGCTTTGGACGACGCAGACGTTATCCGGAAACAGCCACTGTTAGGCAGAG ATCCGGAGACTTAATAGTAATGACTACCAAGACCGATGTGGAACAGGACGACATAAATCCATACTATTGGATTCCGGCCAGCGTGATCGGAAGTTTAATGGCAGTTCTCACGCTTGTGCATGCCGCAATGTATTTGGATGGATTTTTGAACACATGCAAGCAGCAACGCAACGAACTAATCAAGTACATGCAGGCTAACGGAAGTTTGGTGCCAATTATCCAGAGTCGAATTTCGTGTTCATCTGTGTTTGATTTTATGGACTATTTGCATCAAGACGTTGCATTTGATAGACGCCGCGAGGGAAGGATCAACACGGCAGCGGCACTTATAATTGGTCTGGTCTGTTCGTGGGTCTGTGTTGGACTATGGATTTGGACGGTGGTTATTAATGCCAGACGCGCACGTGCCAGTAAAAACATGCGCATTTAA
- the LOC126564657 gene encoding insulin gene enhancer protein isl-1 — MVMAEIGGPLAHQLPLHNHRGGLVQPSLVMNHHLDSLDSSCHGPNIHPKKERLSLCVGCGGQIHDQYILRVAPDLEWHAACLKCQECRQFLDESCTCFVRDGKTYCKRDYVRLFGTKCDKCGSSFSKNDFVMRAKTKIYHIECFRCSACARQLIPGDEFALRDGGSLYCKEDHDHLEKTSQNGLIQGVEPNNNISGNANNNNNINSTNNNNNSLSNNNHSSELGSMSDSGSESGSHKSLRGKGPTGPSDGKPTRVRTVLNEKQLHTLRTCYNANPRPDALMKEQLVEMTGLSPRVIRVWFQNKRCKDKKKTIQMKLQMQQEKEGRKLGYGMQGIPMVASSPVRHDSPLNLHGLEVTAYQPPWKALSDFALHSDLDSNGSINTHTPAFQHLVNQMHGYDVGNGGGAGGGPGGGPGGMPPMPGQGGQVPPIGSHMDLSGHHHPDSTDSYVTYLESDDSMQGSP, encoded by the exons ATGGTAATGGCAGAGATCGGTGGCCCATTGGCACACCAACTACCCTTACACAACCATAGAGGTGGACTGGTGCAACCGTCGCTGGTAATGAACCATCACCTGGATTCTCTGGACAGCAGTTGCCATGGACCAAACATTCACCCAA aaaaagAACGCCTTTCCCTGTGCGTTGGATGCGGTGGTCAAATTCACGACCAGTACATCCTGCGTGTCGCACCCGACCTCGAATGGCACGCAGCCTGCCTCAAGTGCCAGGAATGTCGTCAATTTCTGGACGAGAGCTGTACCTGTTTCGTGCGTGACGGGAAAACCTATTGCAAGCGAGATTATGTGAG ATTATTCGGTACCAAATGTGATAAGTGCGGTAGCTCATTTAGCAAAAACGACTTCGTGATGCGGGCCAAAACGAAAATCTACCACATAGAATGCTTTCGATGTTCGGCCTGCGCCCGGCAACTAATACCAG GTGATGAGTTTGCGCTCCGGGATGGTGGTTCGCTTTACTGCAAGGAAGATCACGATCATCTGGAGAAAACGTCCCAAAATGGCCTCATACAGGGCGTGGAGCCCAACAACAATATCAGTGGCAatgccaacaacaacaacaacatcaacagtaccaataacaacaataatagTTTAAGCAATAATAACCACTCGAGTGAACTGGGGTCCATGTCAG ATTCGGGCAGTGAATCGGGATCTCACAAAAGCTTGCGAGGCAAAGGACCCACCGGACCGTCGGACGGAAAACCGACGCGAGTGCGGACGGTGCTAAACGAGAAGCAGCTACACACGCTTCG TACGTGCTACAACGCAAACCCGCGACCCGACGCCCTGATGAAGGAGCAGCTAGTGGAGATGACCGGTCTGTCACCGCGGGTCATACGGGTTTGGTTCCAGAACAAGCGCTGcaaggataagaaaaaaaccatccaGATGAAACTGCAGATGCAGCAAGAGAAG GAAGGGCGAAAGCTGGGCTACGGAATGCAGGGAATACCGATGGTGGCGAGCTCACCTGTGCGGCACGACTCACCGCTTAATCTGCACGGTCTAGAGGTGACCGCCTATCAACCACCGTGGAAGGCGTTGTCCGATTTCGCTCTCCATTCCGATCTCGATAGCAACGGATCGatcaacacgcacacacctgcTTTCCAGCATTTAGTCAACCAG ATGCATGGATATGACGTCGGCAATGGTGGAGGAGCTGGTGGAGGTCCTGGCGGCGGTCCCGGCGGAATGCCACCGATGCCGGGACAGGGTGGGCAGGTTCCTCCCATAGGGTCACACATGGATCTTAGCGGGCATCATCATCCAGATAGTACGGATTCGTACGTAACCTATCTCGAAAGCGACGACAGCATGCAGGGCAGTCCATAA